Proteins encoded together in one Mobula birostris isolate sMobBir1 chromosome 9, sMobBir1.hap1, whole genome shotgun sequence window:
- the LOC140203383 gene encoding lumican-like isoform X1, with product MQVPEGTHLRLFCSQIQRSRTGITWDLQIRTIPYTPTMKPIHLLVFAVLISSVLCQFDYFSYIGFYDPAYLAQLPFPVCSVECDCPVDFPSAMYCHNRKLKAIPDVPAEIKYLYLQNNQLTSIPNGAFENATNLQWLVLDDNQITNSKIGKKAFAKLKSLKRLYMNKNNLTEVVHNLPKSLVELKLSSNKISKIGNNLRGLENLTTLVLEDNKLTDVGGALNNLKSLIYLDLSMNELTKLPDELPPALEMFYLDHNYIESIPKDYFTKGSLQHLRMAHNKITDKGIPDKVFNITTLIELDLAFNKLRSIPVVNENLENLYLQANKIQKFTLNSFCRITGTEDFSKINHLRLDGNNITYASLPLDMSQCLRLARVMIIN from the exons ATGCAAGTACCAGAGGGcacgcatttaag ACTCTTCTGCAGTCAAATCCAGAGAAGCAGAACGGGAATTACGTGGGATTTACAAATACG TACCATACCATACACTCCTACGATGAAGCCTATTCACCTTCTGGTATTTGCTGTGCTTATCAGCAGTGTACTTTGTCAGTTTGACTATTTTTCATACATCGGTTTTTATGACCCAGCATATCTGGCACAGTTGCCATTTCCAGTGTGCTCTGTTGAATGCGACTGTCCAGTTGACTTCCCCAGTGCCATGTATTGCCACAACAGGAAACTGAAGGCAATCCCAGACGTGCCAGCGGAGATAAAGTACCTTTACCTCCAGAATAACCAGCTCACTAGCATTCCCAATGGAGCATTTGAGAACGCTACCAATTTGCAATGGCTGGTCCTAGATGACAATCAGATCACTAACAGTAAGATTGGGAAGAAGGCATTTGCAAAGTTAAAATCCCTGAAGAGGCTGTACATGAACAAGAACAACCTGACAGAAGTTGTCCACAACCTCCCCAAGTCCTTGGTGGAGCTGAAACTGTCATCAAACAAGATTTCAAAGATTGGAAACAACTTAAGAGGACTCGAAAATCTGACCACACTTGTGCTTGAAGACAACAAGTTGACAGATGTTGGTGGTGCCCTGAACAATTTGAAGTCTCTGATTTACCTGGACTTGAGTATGAATGAGCTAACTAAACTACCTGACGAGCTCCCGCCTGCCCTGGAGATGTTCTACTTAGATCACAATTACATTGAGAGTATTCCCAAGGACTACTTTACCAAAGGTAGCCTGCAACATCTGCGCATGGCACACAATAAAATAACAGACAAAGGGATCCCTGACAAAGTCTTCAACATCACCACGCTGATCGAGTTGGATCTTGCATTCAATAAACTGAGGTCAATCCCTGTTGTTAATGAAAACCTAGAAAATCTGTACCTACAGGCgaacaaaattcaaa AGTTCACCTTGAATAGTTTCTGCCGCATTACTGGCACTGAGGATTTCTCCAAGATCAACCACCTGCGCCTGGATGGTAATAACATTACTTACGCTAGCTTACCCCTAGACATGTCTCAATGCCTCCGCTTGGCAAGGGTAATGATAATCAACTGA
- the LOC140203383 gene encoding fibromodulin-like isoform X2, with the protein MKPIHLLVFAVLISSVLCQFDYFSYIGFYDPAYLAQLPFPVCSVECDCPVDFPSAMYCHNRKLKAIPDVPAEIKYLYLQNNQLTSIPNGAFENATNLQWLVLDDNQITNSKIGKKAFAKLKSLKRLYMNKNNLTEVVHNLPKSLVELKLSSNKISKIGNNLRGLENLTTLVLEDNKLTDVGGALNNLKSLIYLDLSMNELTKLPDELPPALEMFYLDHNYIESIPKDYFTKGSLQHLRMAHNKITDKGIPDKVFNITTLIELDLAFNKLRSIPVVNENLENLYLQANKIQKFTLNSFCRITGTEDFSKINHLRLDGNNITYASLPLDMSQCLRLARVMIIN; encoded by the exons ATGAAGCCTATTCACCTTCTGGTATTTGCTGTGCTTATCAGCAGTGTACTTTGTCAGTTTGACTATTTTTCATACATCGGTTTTTATGACCCAGCATATCTGGCACAGTTGCCATTTCCAGTGTGCTCTGTTGAATGCGACTGTCCAGTTGACTTCCCCAGTGCCATGTATTGCCACAACAGGAAACTGAAGGCAATCCCAGACGTGCCAGCGGAGATAAAGTACCTTTACCTCCAGAATAACCAGCTCACTAGCATTCCCAATGGAGCATTTGAGAACGCTACCAATTTGCAATGGCTGGTCCTAGATGACAATCAGATCACTAACAGTAAGATTGGGAAGAAGGCATTTGCAAAGTTAAAATCCCTGAAGAGGCTGTACATGAACAAGAACAACCTGACAGAAGTTGTCCACAACCTCCCCAAGTCCTTGGTGGAGCTGAAACTGTCATCAAACAAGATTTCAAAGATTGGAAACAACTTAAGAGGACTCGAAAATCTGACCACACTTGTGCTTGAAGACAACAAGTTGACAGATGTTGGTGGTGCCCTGAACAATTTGAAGTCTCTGATTTACCTGGACTTGAGTATGAATGAGCTAACTAAACTACCTGACGAGCTCCCGCCTGCCCTGGAGATGTTCTACTTAGATCACAATTACATTGAGAGTATTCCCAAGGACTACTTTACCAAAGGTAGCCTGCAACATCTGCGCATGGCACACAATAAAATAACAGACAAAGGGATCCCTGACAAAGTCTTCAACATCACCACGCTGATCGAGTTGGATCTTGCATTCAATAAACTGAGGTCAATCCCTGTTGTTAATGAAAACCTAGAAAATCTGTACCTACAGGCgaacaaaattcaaa AGTTCACCTTGAATAGTTTCTGCCGCATTACTGGCACTGAGGATTTCTCCAAGATCAACCACCTGCGCCTGGATGGTAATAACATTACTTACGCTAGCTTACCCCTAGACATGTCTCAATGCCTCCGCTTGGCAAGGGTAATGATAATCAACTGA